In Halothermothrix orenii H 168, the sequence AGTATCGTCTGAAAATCCTTAATTTACCAATATTGCCCATAAGAGGAACCAGGTGGAGTAATTGAAGTCTCAGAAGAGAAGGTGTTGAAATAGTTGAGGACAGGTAGTTTAGATTTATTATGGTGATATAACTTAGCCCGAGCATAAACTGCAGTAAAAAGGAATTTAAAAAAAACATAATACTCTGATTCAGGTTCAGGATCAGATTACGGCATGCTTCCCGGCAGGCAAAGAAAAATGTTTTAAGCATAGGATCCCTTCCCGGGAATATTAATTTTCCCATTATTTATATCTATTAATTTTTTTCTATTATCCATTATTATGTTGTCACTGGTTAGCCAGATGATGGTCGTTGACAGTCTATTTATATCCTCCATCAGGTGGGTAATTCCCTTTGCATTGACCTCATCAAGGTCTCTGGTCGGGTCTTCAAGTAACAACATGGAGGGATAATTAACAAGGGCCTGAGCAACATTGGCCCTGACCAATTGATGGTCCAGCAATTCATCTGGTGTCAGGTTAGATTTATCATAAATGTCAACAATCTGGAGTAATTTTTTGATCCGCGGTTTAACAAATTTAGGAGAAACACCCTTGACGGTCATAATATACCTGAGGTTTTCTAACAGGGTTCGGCGGGGTAATAATATATTATCCTTATAAACTACCCCCAGATTCTCCCTTTTAACAGAAGTTGAATAATATGAGCTATTAAACCACCTTATCATCCCTTTATCTGGTGCAACCTTCCCTGTCAACAAATCTCTCAACAGTTTTAATATCCGATCATTATTTGCTTTTATTAAAACAAAATCCCCGTGGTTTATGTTAAATGATAAATTCTCAATTTGAGTGTCTTTTACTTT encodes:
- a CDS encoding ATP-binding cassette domain-containing protein, with the translated sequence MIIFNQVFKKVKDTQIENLSFNINHGDFVLIKANNDRILKLLRDLLTGKVAPDKGMIRWFNSSYYSTSVKRENLGVVYKDNILLPRRTLLENLRYIMTVKGVSPKFVKPRIKKLLQIVDIYDKSNLTPDELLDHQLVRANVAQALVNYPSMLLLEDPTRDLDEVNAKGITHLMEDINRLSTTIIWLTSDNIIMDNRKKLIDINNGKINIPGKGSYA